In one window of Maribacter sp. BPC-D8 DNA:
- a CDS encoding cysteine desulfurase family protein: MKHVYLDNAATTQIHPNVIAKMQDALGTYGNPSSTHSFGRTAKTAIESARKTIAKYINAQPSEIIFTSGGTEADNMIIRCAVRDLDVKTIITTRIEHHAVLHTVEELEQKGLIQLLYVDLDAFGNPDIAHLETLLQKDDSKKLVSLMHVNNEIGNKIDLEEITLLSKKYGALVHSDTVQSLGHFNWDVKAFPIDFLAAAAHKFHGPKGIGFAFIRKNSGLSCMISGGSQERGLRAGTESFHNIVGLEEAFIHAYDNLDEDKKYVEGLKSYFIEQVNKKIPGAKFNGHSGDLDKSTYTLVNVCLPISEAKSMLLLFNLDMKGIACSKGSACQSGSDAGSHVLTQVLSAEDMKKPSVRFSFSTYNTKEEIDYTIGVLKDIIEA; the protein is encoded by the coding sequence ATGAAACATGTATATTTAGATAATGCAGCCACTACGCAAATTCACCCTAATGTTATTGCAAAAATGCAAGATGCCTTAGGTACTTATGGTAACCCTTCTTCTACCCATAGTTTTGGTAGAACGGCAAAGACAGCCATTGAAAGCGCTCGTAAAACTATAGCTAAGTATATTAATGCACAACCTTCAGAAATTATATTTACTTCTGGTGGTACCGAGGCAGATAATATGATTATTAGATGTGCTGTGCGTGATTTAGATGTAAAAACTATTATTACTACTAGAATTGAGCACCATGCAGTTTTACATACCGTAGAAGAATTAGAGCAAAAGGGCTTAATTCAATTATTATATGTGGATTTAGATGCATTTGGTAATCCTGATATTGCCCATTTAGAAACCCTTTTACAGAAAGATGATTCTAAGAAGTTGGTTAGCTTAATGCATGTAAACAATGAAATTGGAAATAAAATAGACTTAGAAGAGATTACTCTTTTATCGAAGAAATACGGAGCTTTAGTTCATTCTGATACAGTACAATCTCTCGGACATTTTAATTGGGATGTAAAAGCATTCCCTATAGATTTTTTAGCCGCCGCAGCACATAAATTTCACGGACCAAAAGGAATTGGTTTTGCTTTTATTCGTAAGAATTCTGGTTTAAGTTGTATGATATCTGGCGGATCTCAAGAACGCGGACTTAGAGCTGGTACCGAGTCTTTTCATAATATCGTAGGGTTAGAAGAAGCTTTTATACATGCTTACGATAACCTAGATGAAGACAAGAAATATGTTGAGGGATTAAAATCTTACTTTATCGAGCAGGTTAATAAAAAAATACCAGGTGCCAAATTTAATGGACATTCGGGTGATTTAGATAAAAGTACATATACTCTAGTGAATGTTTGTTTACCTATTTCTGAAGCTAAGTCAATGCTACTTTTATTCAATTTAGATATGAAAGGTATTGCCTGTTCTAAAGGTAGTGCTTGCCAGTCTGGTAGTGATGCAGGTTCTCATGTACTTACACAAGTATTGTCTGCAGAAGATATGAAAAAGCCTTCTGTACGCTTTTCATTTTCTACTTATAATACCAAAGAAGAAATCGATTATACTATCGGAGTTTTAAAAGATATTATAGAAGCGTAG
- a CDS encoding cell division protein ZapA: MSEKLKIKLSIADRVYPLTIDPAQEEGLRKAAKNIEELAKKFEKNYAVRDKQDVLAMCALQFASKIEQNGIEQTEGTKEAEERLQALEDLVSSKLALK, translated from the coding sequence ATGTCAGAAAAGCTCAAAATAAAACTTTCTATTGCTGATAGGGTCTACCCATTGACTATCGACCCTGCTCAGGAAGAAGGCTTGCGTAAAGCAGCTAAAAATATAGAAGAGTTGGCTAAAAAATTTGAGAAGAATTATGCAGTTAGAGACAAACAAGATGTTTTGGCCATGTGTGCCTTGCAATTTGCGTCTAAAATTGAACAGAATGGCATAGAGCAAACAGAAGGTACCAAAGAAGCTGAAGAGCGTTTACAAGCGCTAGAAGATTTGGTGTCATCTAAATTAGCTTTGAAATAA
- a CDS encoding DUF2752 domain-containing protein produces MLPCFTKQILGVDCPGCGLQRSLLFLIKGEFISAFLMYPAIYPMLLLFGFLGLNKLYPIKHSNAITITLMVSTVGFILTNYILKFI; encoded by the coding sequence ATGCTACCCTGTTTTACCAAACAGATATTGGGCGTTGATTGCCCTGGCTGTGGATTACAGCGTTCACTATTATTTTTAATAAAGGGCGAGTTTATTTCAGCTTTTTTAATGTACCCTGCTATTTACCCTATGTTATTACTCTTTGGCTTTTTAGGGCTTAATAAGTTATACCCAATTAAACATTCAAATGCAATTACAATTACGCTTATGGTTAGCACCGTAGGTTTTATATTAACCAATTATATATTAAAATTCATCTAA
- a CDS encoding Smr/MutS family protein, with amino-acid sequence MSHFNIGDTVETIDDVIKGVVESINGTNITMLSDDGFPLTFAAHELVLIADDIRVSNYEIAQIKKEKEIPKRRKATVLRSKERTAPKMEVDLHINQLMKNPKSVSKYDMLNLQLDTAKRQLDFAISKRIQKIVFIHGVGEGVLKEELGYLFRKYDNVKYYDADYQKYGLGATEVYIFQNF; translated from the coding sequence ATGTCTCATTTTAATATTGGCGATACCGTAGAAACAATTGATGATGTCATTAAAGGCGTTGTTGAATCTATTAATGGCACTAATATTACCATGTTAAGTGACGATGGTTTCCCTTTAACATTCGCTGCTCATGAACTAGTTTTAATTGCCGATGATATTAGAGTTTCTAATTACGAAATTGCTCAAATTAAAAAGGAAAAAGAAATACCTAAACGTAGAAAGGCAACAGTATTAAGGTCTAAAGAACGTACAGCACCAAAAATGGAAGTTGATTTGCATATCAATCAATTAATGAAAAACCCTAAATCGGTAAGTAAGTACGATATGCTCAACCTACAGTTAGATACTGCCAAACGTCAGTTAGATTTTGCCATCAGTAAACGAATACAAAAGATTGTATTTATACATGGCGTAGGCGAGGGCGTATTAAAAGAAGAATTAGGCTACTTGTTCAGAAAATATGACAACGTAAAATATTACGATGCCGATTATCAAAAATATGGGCTAGGCGCTACCGAAGTCTATATTTTTCAGAATTTTTAG
- a CDS encoding CCC motif membrane protein, with protein sequence MEQQKLPNVTIALVLSILSFMCCCLSAGIGGILMSGIALFLVNKDTKTYQENPQEYSNFSTLKTTKTVAIIGLVIGAISLLWTVYSIVSMGGWDAYMEQTSEIYEQLGIPME encoded by the coding sequence ATGGAACAACAAAAATTACCCAATGTTACTATTGCTCTTGTACTAAGTATACTTTCATTTATGTGTTGCTGTTTAAGCGCTGGTATTGGAGGAATACTTATGTCAGGTATTGCATTATTCTTAGTAAACAAAGACACAAAAACATATCAAGAAAATCCGCAAGAATATTCTAACTTCAGCACCCTTAAAACAACTAAGACTGTAGCTATTATAGGGCTTGTTATTGGAGCTATATCGCTTTTATGGACAGTTTACTCAATAGTTTCTATGGGCGGATGGGATGCATATATGGAGCAAACCTCTGAAATTTATGAACAACTTGGAATACCAATGGAATAA
- a CDS encoding M23 family metallopeptidase: MKKISLGLLLLFCFNLFAQEKYPKDAFGPPMDIPIILAGTFGELRSNHFHSGVDIKTQQREGIPINAIGDGTITRIKVSLWGYGKVLYIAHPNGYTSVYGHLQKFSPAIEAYIKKLQYNKKSFEVEVFPDYGELKVSKGELIAYSGNTGGSAGPHLHFEIRSSISEKPTNPLMYGLDVADATNPILEKLFVYPLTDKSHVNNNYERTQVNFSKQADGSFLADKVTALGDIGVGFIGFDRLDMAANKNGVYSVELSVNGKIYSLYDFESFSFGETRYINTLVDYDYYGRNRQKIQKSFKSAGNNLSIYKDLYNDGKIKINEGLSYTAKLLIKDYAGNKVELNIPVEGVKNLLGNKKVITKTDNYVIAKKPNNFDLGGAKVYFPTNTFYEDFYIDLKKGKDTVTIHRNTIPAHKNFTITFDVSKYSKEEQKQLFIARLDSKLRPNHANTYKRGNEFTTRTRNLGTYTLAKDSVAPTIRTKNFKDKQWLNNYKYLSVQIADDLSGVDKYSATLNGEWILMEYEPKRNTLTYNFDDKIADQTQCVLEVTVTDNVGNTNTLTTSFYRK, encoded by the coding sequence ATGAAAAAAATATCCCTTGGTCTATTATTATTATTTTGTTTTAATCTTTTCGCACAAGAAAAATATCCGAAAGATGCTTTTGGACCACCAATGGATATCCCCATTATTTTAGCGGGTACATTTGGCGAGCTACGTTCTAACCATTTTCATTCTGGTGTTGATATTAAAACACAGCAACGCGAAGGTATTCCTATAAACGCAATTGGCGATGGTACCATTACCCGTATTAAGGTTTCTCTTTGGGGCTATGGAAAAGTTCTTTATATCGCCCACCCAAACGGATATACTTCGGTTTATGGGCATCTTCAAAAGTTCTCACCCGCTATTGAAGCGTATATCAAAAAATTACAATACAATAAAAAGTCATTTGAAGTAGAGGTTTTTCCTGATTATGGAGAATTGAAGGTATCAAAAGGTGAATTGATTGCCTATAGTGGTAACACCGGTGGTTCTGCTGGTCCGCATTTACATTTTGAAATTAGAAGTAGTATTTCTGAAAAACCGACTAACCCTTTAATGTATGGTTTAGATGTTGCAGATGCTACAAATCCTATCTTAGAAAAATTATTTGTTTATCCGCTAACAGATAAATCTCATGTTAATAATAATTACGAAAGAACACAGGTAAATTTCAGTAAACAGGCAGATGGTTCTTTTTTAGCAGATAAAGTTACTGCCCTTGGTGATATTGGAGTCGGTTTTATTGGTTTTGATAGGTTAGATATGGCCGCCAACAAAAACGGAGTATATAGTGTTGAACTTAGTGTAAACGGAAAAATTTATTCCCTTTACGATTTTGAGTCATTTTCTTTTGGTGAGACTAGATATATAAATACGCTTGTAGATTATGACTACTATGGTAGAAATAGACAGAAAATTCAGAAGAGTTTTAAATCGGCCGGCAACAACCTAAGTATTTATAAAGACTTATATAACGACGGTAAAATAAAAATAAACGAAGGTTTAAGTTATACCGCAAAATTATTGATCAAAGATTACGCAGGTAATAAGGTAGAACTTAATATTCCTGTTGAAGGTGTAAAGAATTTATTAGGCAACAAAAAAGTAATTACAAAAACAGATAATTACGTTATTGCAAAAAAACCTAATAATTTTGATTTAGGTGGTGCCAAAGTTTATTTTCCGACAAACACTTTTTATGAAGATTTTTATATCGATTTAAAGAAGGGAAAAGACACCGTAACCATTCATCGTAACACAATACCGGCACACAAAAATTTCACGATAACTTTTGATGTTTCTAAATATTCAAAAGAAGAACAAAAACAATTATTTATAGCTCGGTTAGATTCTAAGCTTAGACCAAACCATGCGAACACATATAAACGTGGTAATGAATTTACAACACGAACACGTAATTTAGGCACCTACACTTTAGCTAAAGATTCTGTTGCGCCCACTATTAGAACCAAGAATTTCAAAGACAAGCAATGGTTAAACAATTATAAATACTTGAGTGTACAAATAGCTGACGACTTAAGTGGTGTAGATAAATATTCTGCTACATTAAATGGCGAATGGATATTAATGGAATACGAACCTAAGCGTAATACATTGACCTATAATTTTGATGACAAGATTGCAGATCAAACGCAATGTGTACTTGAAGTTACCGTTACAGATAATGTAGGGAATACGAACACCCTAACCACCTCTTTTTATAGAAAATAA
- a CDS encoding TonB-dependent receptor: protein MKLPNVLSLILLLCSAIGFAQNATISGIVLGNDNEPLPNVNITSKGLGTTTNADGFYILEITSDEENTIVFSHIAYLDVVLENIILNTNETFEFNPVLKSDVTQIDGVTVSATGEKEVSNILNISPEKIRKIPGANSGVETILKLLPGVSSNNELSTQYAVRGGNYDENLVYVNEIEVYRPFLIRSAQQEGLSFVNSDLVQNVKFSAGGFQAKYGDKLASVLDIKYKTPTLFSLRADVSFLGASASLETVSKNQKLSSVSGVRYRNNSLLVNSQQTESNFNPAFTDVQSYLTYRFSPKFQLNFLGNLAVNDYKNEPLNRQTNFGTIDNPQALVVYYEGQENNKYTIALGALKGSYFLNDKTTLKLITSIYHTIEEEYSDVVAAYELGDVDSNLGSDTAGEVLTSRGIGSQFNRTRNDLDALIFNLEHKGSHTMNNSILEWGAKYTHEDIRDQLRESEFIDSAGFSIRPPRPEFINNQPSEPFDAPLEAYTGLNALNFVKTNRFSGYVQLGTQKTWNNADVYYNIGVRSHHWTVSGTGVEKVSQTVFSPRAQFAIKPEWKKDMLFRLSAGFYHQPPFYRELRDNSGTINPNVKAQKAFHLVAGNEYSFLLWDRPFTLISEAYYKKLENVNPYTLEDVRIRYAANNDTEAYVYGAEVRLNGAFVPGTESWVSLGYLKTEENRNNRGYIPRPTDQRVKFAILFQDYIPTIPDVKMYLNLVYQTGVPGGSPSYADPYIFQNRLRDYKRADLGISYIFANKDKQFSRTHWLHNFKELSLGFEIFNLFNNQNSITNTWVRDADSKIEYAVPNYLTSRVLNLKLGLRL, encoded by the coding sequence TTGAAACTACCTAACGTTCTAAGCCTGATACTATTACTATGCAGCGCCATTGGTTTTGCACAGAATGCTACTATTTCAGGTATCGTATTAGGCAATGATAATGAACCCTTACCAAATGTAAATATTACGAGTAAAGGTTTAGGGACCACAACAAATGCTGACGGTTTTTACATTTTAGAAATCACCTCAGATGAAGAGAACACTATAGTTTTCTCTCATATTGCTTATCTAGATGTTGTTTTAGAAAATATCATATTAAACACGAACGAGACGTTTGAGTTCAATCCTGTTTTAAAAAGTGATGTTACCCAGATAGACGGAGTTACCGTTTCTGCCACTGGCGAAAAAGAAGTCAGCAATATTTTAAACATATCCCCTGAAAAAATCAGAAAGATACCAGGTGCAAATTCCGGAGTAGAAACAATATTGAAGCTATTACCTGGTGTATCGTCTAACAACGAATTAAGTACACAATATGCTGTACGTGGTGGCAACTACGATGAAAATTTGGTATATGTAAACGAAATAGAAGTGTATAGACCCTTTCTAATTCGTTCTGCACAACAAGAAGGGTTGAGCTTTGTAAATAGCGACTTAGTACAAAATGTAAAATTTTCAGCTGGTGGTTTTCAAGCGAAGTATGGCGATAAACTAGCTTCTGTTTTAGATATAAAATATAAAACCCCTACCCTATTTTCTCTTCGGGCAGATGTAAGTTTTCTTGGCGCAAGCGCTAGTTTAGAAACCGTTTCTAAAAATCAAAAGTTGAGTTCTGTATCGGGTGTGCGATATAGAAATAACTCTTTATTGGTTAATAGTCAACAGACAGAAAGCAATTTCAATCCGGCGTTTACAGATGTTCAAAGTTATTTGACGTACCGCTTTTCGCCTAAGTTTCAACTTAATTTTCTAGGTAACCTAGCTGTCAACGATTATAAAAATGAACCGTTAAATAGACAGACTAATTTTGGTACCATAGACAATCCGCAGGCATTGGTTGTGTATTATGAAGGACAAGAAAATAATAAATACACTATCGCCTTAGGTGCTTTAAAAGGAAGTTACTTTTTAAATGATAAGACCACTTTAAAATTAATTACCTCTATTTATCATACCATTGAAGAAGAATACTCAGATGTTGTTGCAGCTTATGAACTTGGTGATGTGGATAGCAATTTAGGAAGCGATACGGCTGGCGAGGTATTAACATCTCGTGGAATCGGTTCTCAGTTCAACCGAACACGAAATGATTTAGATGCCCTAATATTCAATTTAGAACACAAAGGTTCTCACACCATGAATAATTCTATATTGGAATGGGGAGCAAAATATACTCATGAAGATATAAGAGATCAGTTGAGAGAATCTGAGTTTATTGACTCTGCCGGATTTTCTATTAGACCACCTCGCCCTGAATTCATTAACAATCAACCTTCTGAACCCTTTGATGCTCCATTAGAAGCCTATACTGGGTTAAATGCTTTAAACTTTGTAAAAACGAATCGATTTTCTGGATATGTTCAATTAGGAACCCAAAAAACATGGAACAATGCAGATGTATACTATAATATAGGTGTACGTTCACATCATTGGACTGTTAGCGGTACGGGTGTAGAGAAAGTATCACAAACCGTATTTAGTCCGCGTGCACAGTTCGCTATAAAGCCCGAATGGAAAAAAGATATGCTCTTTCGACTTTCTGCCGGATTTTATCATCAACCACCTTTTTACAGAGAATTACGTGATAATTCTGGCACTATAAACCCCAATGTAAAGGCACAAAAAGCCTTTCATCTCGTTGCTGGAAATGAATATAGTTTTCTGCTTTGGGACAGGCCTTTTACACTGATTAGCGAAGCATATTACAAGAAATTAGAAAATGTTAATCCGTATACCTTAGAAGATGTTCGCATTCGTTACGCTGCTAATAATGATACAGAAGCTTATGTCTATGGCGCCGAAGTTAGATTAAACGGTGCTTTTGTACCTGGCACAGAATCTTGGGTAAGTCTAGGTTATTTAAAAACTGAAGAGAATAGAAATAATAGAGGCTACATACCTCGCCCTACTGATCAACGCGTAAAATTTGCTATTCTTTTTCAAGATTACATACCTACAATACCAGATGTAAAGATGTATTTAAACTTAGTTTATCAAACTGGTGTTCCTGGTGGTTCGCCCAGTTATGCCGATCCATATATTTTTCAGAATAGATTAAGAGATTATAAACGTGCAGATTTAGGAATTTCCTATATTTTTGCAAATAAGGACAAACAATTTTCAAGAACACATTGGCTTCATAATTTTAAAGAATTGAGTTTAGGTTTTGAAATTTTCAATTTATTCAACAATCAGAATTCAATTACCAATACGTGGGTTAGAGATGCAGATAGCAAAATTGAGTATGCTGTACCAAATTATCTTACCTCTAGAGTATTAAATTTAAAATTAGGATTACGCCTTTAA
- a CDS encoding CCC motif membrane protein — protein MNNSEYQQIPGSSNALTFGILSIVLTLFCCGPFGAIFSFIGLSNAKTAKRHYEANPGNYRGYENISTGRILSYVGLALALIYLVFCILYFGLIMAFFMTADFQ, from the coding sequence ATGAACAATTCAGAGTACCAACAAATACCAGGTTCTAGCAACGCATTAACTTTTGGCATTTTATCTATTGTACTAACCCTGTTCTGCTGTGGTCCTTTCGGTGCCATATTTAGTTTTATCGGTTTAAGCAATGCTAAAACAGCAAAGAGACATTATGAGGCTAATCCTGGTAATTATAGAGGGTATGAAAATATTAGTACGGGAAGAATTCTCTCTTATGTAGGTCTAGCTTTAGCCCTTATATATCTAGTGTTTTGTATTCTTTACTTCGGATTGATAATGGCTTTCTTTATGACCGCCGATTTTCAATAA
- the rocD gene encoding ornithine--oxo-acid transaminase yields MSILENITSKDAIALEEKHGAHNYHPLPVVLSKGEGVHVWDVEGKKYYDFLSAYSAVNQGHCHPKIVNAMTEQAKTLSLTSRAFYNDMLGKYEKYATETFHFDKLLPMNTGAEAVETALKICRKWAYEEKGIAENAAEIIVCENNFHGRTTTIISFSNDPVARKNFGPYTDGFIKIEYDNLSALEEVLKSNSNVAGFLVEPIQGEAGVYVPSEGYLSGAKALCEKYNVLFIADEVQTGIARTGRLLATCGNCSCADKHCSGTPEIKPDILILGKALSGGAYPVSAVLANDAIMNVIRPGNHGSTFGGNPIAAAVGMAALEVVKDEKLAQNAFELGELFRSELNKFISTTDLVNSVRGKGLLNAILINDSEDSSTAWDICMALKENGLLAKPTHGNIIRFAPPLVMTKEQLLDCVSIIIKTLKEFKN; encoded by the coding sequence ATGTCAATTTTAGAAAACATCACTTCTAAGGATGCTATTGCATTAGAAGAAAAACACGGAGCCCACAATTACCACCCATTACCTGTTGTATTAAGCAAAGGAGAAGGTGTTCATGTTTGGGATGTGGAAGGAAAAAAGTATTATGATTTTCTTTCTGCATACTCTGCAGTTAACCAAGGTCATTGTCACCCAAAAATTGTAAATGCAATGACAGAGCAAGCCAAGACATTGTCTTTGACCTCTAGAGCATTTTACAATGATATGTTGGGTAAGTATGAGAAATATGCAACAGAGACTTTTCATTTCGATAAGTTATTACCAATGAATACTGGTGCAGAAGCTGTAGAGACGGCTTTGAAAATTTGTAGAAAATGGGCATATGAAGAAAAAGGTATTGCAGAAAATGCAGCTGAAATTATAGTTTGTGAGAACAATTTTCACGGTCGAACAACTACTATTATTTCTTTCTCTAACGATCCTGTAGCTCGTAAGAACTTTGGACCATATACCGACGGATTCATTAAAATAGAGTACGATAATTTATCTGCTCTTGAAGAAGTTTTAAAATCAAACTCAAACGTAGCAGGCTTTTTAGTAGAACCAATACAAGGTGAAGCAGGTGTTTATGTGCCTTCTGAAGGTTATTTAAGTGGAGCTAAAGCATTATGTGAAAAGTATAACGTATTGTTTATTGCAGATGAAGTACAGACTGGTATTGCTAGAACAGGTCGTTTACTGGCAACTTGTGGTAATTGTTCTTGTGCAGACAAGCATTGTAGCGGTACACCTGAGATTAAACCAGATATTTTAATATTAGGTAAAGCATTGTCTGGTGGTGCTTACCCAGTTTCTGCTGTTTTGGCAAATGATGCCATTATGAACGTGATACGACCAGGAAACCATGGTAGTACTTTTGGGGGTAACCCAATTGCTGCTGCTGTTGGTATGGCTGCTTTAGAAGTTGTAAAAGACGAGAAGCTTGCACAAAATGCCTTTGAATTAGGTGAGCTTTTTAGATCAGAGCTAAATAAATTTATATCAACTACCGATTTGGTAAATAGTGTTCGTGGTAAAGGTCTTTTAAATGCAATACTTATTAATGACAGTGAAGATAGTTCTACTGCATGGGATATTTGTATGGCGTTAAAAGAAAACGGATTACTAGCAAAACCAACGCACGGTAATATTATAAGATTCGCGCCGCCATTGGTGATGACAAAAGAACAACTTTTAGATTGTGTTTCTATTATTATAAAAACACTGAAAGAGTTTAAAAACTAG
- a CDS encoding mechanosensitive ion channel, with protein MNYLENMMSSLSNSVGDFLPTTIGAILILLIGWFIAGFLKRLITKLIKRTNIDSKLGSGKVVLSSFIGKLVYFFIMIFVFMLALEKLGMTSVLDPVKNLLNGFTGYIPNIVGAGLVGYIGYMLATIVSELVGLSGETIQSFVPKLKLPENLNLVNILKKVVFIFIFIPLLITALNILNMDAISVPATHMLEQFFTAIPKIIVAVLILLIFIIGGKFVAGLVTDLLESLNLDGIVNRMNLSSLSSNTNLAKLLGNVVYFFIVLFGITTALEKLEFEKLTNVLDTLVGVSGNILFGLVILIIGNWIASTAHKAMAKDENSLFVASIVRMCILAIFLAMGLKTMGIGDEIINMAFGITLGTIAVTIALSFGLGGREAAGKQMERILNKFNKTK; from the coding sequence ATGAATTATTTAGAGAACATGATGTCTAGCCTTTCTAACTCAGTCGGCGATTTTTTACCAACCACAATCGGCGCAATACTAATCCTTCTTATAGGATGGTTTATTGCCGGATTCTTGAAAAGACTTATTACCAAATTAATTAAACGAACTAATATCGATAGTAAATTAGGGTCGGGTAAAGTTGTACTTTCTTCCTTTATCGGAAAACTGGTATACTTCTTTATCATGATTTTTGTTTTCATGCTAGCCTTAGAAAAACTGGGTATGACAAGTGTTTTAGACCCGGTCAAAAATTTACTAAATGGCTTTACAGGTTACATACCTAATATAGTAGGTGCAGGTTTAGTAGGTTATATCGGTTATATGCTAGCTACTATAGTTTCTGAACTAGTAGGTCTTTCTGGTGAAACTATACAAAGCTTTGTGCCTAAATTAAAACTACCAGAGAATTTAAATTTAGTCAACATACTCAAAAAAGTAGTTTTCATTTTCATCTTTATACCCTTATTAATTACGGCATTGAATATTTTAAATATGGATGCTATTTCTGTTCCTGCAACTCATATGCTAGAACAGTTCTTTACTGCAATACCTAAAATAATTGTTGCTGTACTTATACTTCTAATATTCATTATCGGAGGTAAATTTGTTGCTGGCTTGGTTACAGACTTATTAGAGAGTTTAAACTTAGATGGTATTGTTAACAGAATGAATTTAAGCAGCTTATCATCAAATACAAACCTTGCAAAACTTCTAGGTAATGTTGTTTACTTTTTCATTGTTCTTTTCGGAATTACCACTGCATTAGAAAAATTAGAATTTGAAAAACTTACTAATGTACTAGACACTTTAGTAGGTGTTTCTGGAAATATTCTTTTCGGATTAGTAATCTTAATCATAGGAAACTGGATAGCCTCTACAGCTCACAAAGCAATGGCTAAAGATGAGAACAGTCTTTTTGTTGCATCAATTGTTAGAATGTGCATTTTAGCTATTTTCTTGGCAATGGGTCTTAAAACAATGGGTATTGGCGATGAAATTATAAATATGGCTTTTGGTATTACTTTAGGTACCATTGCTGTAACCATTGCTTTATCATTTGGACTTGGAGGTAGAGAGGCTGCTGGTAAACAAATGGAAAGAATTTTAAATAAATTCAATAAAACTAAATAG